Proteins from one Candidatus Ozemobacteraceae bacterium genomic window:
- a CDS encoding serine/threonine-protein kinase yields MERLPVGELEFLLPVLAACLVALLVFRVLHRRWRQASEEHLRSEWQKKRDRLIVLMKNETPAPEQRKEAETLIAAIQSEEDRVLADKPLATALIKGKLLTGDFSKAEKLIKSSAQRYPEAAVQWQDLGIDLIVARKASDSQSIEQLHDACIRNPAREAWGKRLLAVMLAGHPISRNSGQALWEYYRAHRDSRALQFLGDSYDKRKLFNRESLPIFQALAEVEKGKVKWHYALARCLYETGDQAGAGRALEQVLTLDPSYHPAFEFARRLRQMQSPAPGTSAPPPSPRPSQTSQDTPGIPAGAPPLPAGSETAHFLPPRYVQVVEVGRGGMGTVYRAFDEILARAVAIKTLNESLAQTDPELHERFLSESRILATMDHPSIPKVFDVSVSPPIFISFEFIKGENLRTLLETGPLALDKALKIGSEVAEGLQHAFERGVLHRDIKPENILIEITGRTRIVDFGLASSARKVQLTQTGVVVGTPWYLAPERLRGQPATLASEIFAFGVTLFEMVCGRRPFTGDDVTVILVQDPPKPRSLRPDCPPRLEVLMLDCISKNPNNRPSDFKEIKAELEAATKDISG; encoded by the coding sequence ATGGAACGGCTGCCAGTGGGAGAACTGGAATTTCTGCTTCCGGTTCTTGCCGCATGCCTCGTTGCGCTTCTTGTCTTCCGCGTGCTTCATCGTAGATGGCGCCAGGCTTCCGAAGAGCATCTCCGCAGCGAGTGGCAGAAAAAACGGGATCGCCTCATCGTCCTCATGAAAAATGAGACGCCGGCCCCAGAGCAACGAAAAGAGGCGGAAACCCTGATCGCGGCAATCCAGTCGGAAGAAGATCGCGTGCTTGCGGATAAGCCGTTGGCGACCGCCCTGATCAAAGGCAAGTTGTTGACCGGCGATTTTTCAAAAGCCGAAAAGCTTATCAAATCGTCGGCACAGCGCTATCCCGAGGCCGCCGTCCAGTGGCAGGATCTCGGAATCGACCTCATCGTCGCAAGAAAGGCCTCGGATTCCCAGTCGATCGAACAGCTCCACGATGCCTGCATCCGAAACCCCGCCCGGGAAGCCTGGGGGAAGCGTCTTCTCGCGGTGATGCTCGCCGGGCATCCGATTTCCCGGAACTCGGGACAGGCACTCTGGGAATACTACCGCGCCCATCGCGATTCCAGAGCTCTTCAGTTCCTGGGCGACTCGTACGACAAGAGGAAACTTTTCAACAGAGAATCGCTGCCCATCTTTCAAGCCCTCGCCGAAGTTGAAAAGGGAAAGGTCAAATGGCATTACGCCCTGGCGCGATGTCTGTATGAAACGGGTGACCAGGCGGGGGCCGGCAGGGCCCTCGAGCAGGTGCTGACGCTCGACCCGTCCTATCATCCCGCGTTCGAGTTCGCCCGCCGCCTCCGTCAGATGCAATCCCCGGCTCCCGGAACCTCGGCTCCCCCCCCTTCCCCCAGGCCGTCGCAGACGAGCCAGGATACTCCCGGCATCCCGGCCGGCGCACCTCCCCTCCCCGCAGGATCAGAAACGGCACATTTCCTCCCGCCGCGATATGTCCAGGTTGTCGAGGTCGGCCGCGGCGGCATGGGGACGGTCTACAGGGCCTTCGACGAGATTCTCGCCCGGGCCGTCGCGATCAAGACGCTCAACGAGAGTCTCGCTCAGACCGACCCCGAGCTCCACGAGCGATTCCTCAGCGAGTCGAGAATCCTCGCGACCATGGATCATCCGTCCATTCCCAAGGTTTTCGACGTCTCCGTTTCGCCGCCGATTTTCATCTCTTTCGAGTTCATCAAGGGGGAAAACCTCCGCACCCTCCTCGAAACGGGACCGCTCGCCCTCGATAAAGCGCTGAAAATCGGCAGTGAAGTCGCCGAAGGCCTTCAGCACGCCTTCGAACGCGGCGTTCTGCACCGGGACATCAAGCCGGAAAATATATTAATCGAAATAACAGGCCGCACCCGCATCGTCGATTTCGGTCTTGCTTCCAGCGCACGAAAGGTACAACTGACCCAGACCGGCGTCGTCGTCGGCACCCCATGGTATCTCGCCCCGGAACGCCTGCGCGGACAGCCGGCAACCCTGGCGAGCGAAATTTTCGCCTTCGGCGTGACGCTCTTCGAGATGGTCTGCGGCCGGCGCCCCTTCACCGGCGATGACGTCACCGTCATCCTGGTCCAGGATCCCCCCAAACCGCGCTCTCTGAGGCCTGACTGCCCGCCCCGTCTCGAGGTTCTCATGCTCGACTGCATCAGCAAGAATCCGAACAATCGCCCTTCCGATTTCAAGGAGATCAAAGCCGAACTCGAGGCTGCGACAAAGGACATATCCGGATGA